A single window of Malus sylvestris chromosome 5, drMalSylv7.2, whole genome shotgun sequence DNA harbors:
- the LOC126622591 gene encoding secreted RxLR effector protein 161-like produces MVVQTLDAKCDPLCPKEDEDEILEPEVPYLNEIDASLHLAQCTRSDISFSVNLLARYSNTPTRRHWNGVKDIFHHLKGMMDLGLFYTHESLKEAAILFGHRVHSCLIGYADASYLSDSHRALSQMGYVFTVGDTTISWRSTKQSLVVTPSNHAEIFALHKASRKCFWLRAVMEHI; encoded by the coding sequence ATGGTCGTTCAGACCCTAGATGCTAAATGTGATCCTTTATGTCCtaaagaggatgaggatgagattttggagcctgaagttccatacctaaATGAAATTGATGCTTCATTGCACctggctcaatgcactagatcCGACATCTCCTTCTCTgtgaatcttttggcaagatacagtaatacGCCTACACGTagacactggaatggtgttaaagacattttccacCACCTCAAAGGTAtgatggatttgggcttgttctacacCCATGAATCCTTGAAGGAAGCCGCCATCCTCTTCGGTCATCGGGTTCATTCCTGTCTTATTGGTTATGCTGATGCAAGTTATTTGTCTGACTCACATAGGGCACTTTCTCAAATGGGTTATGTATTTACTGTTGGagacaccacaatttcatgGAGGTCTACTAAGCAATCGTTAGTTGTGACTCCttcgaaccatgctgagattttCGCCTTGCATAAAGCCTCACGTAAatgtttttggttgagagcagtcatGGAACATATTTGA